GCCGAGAATTTCACCTCGATTTACATTAAAAGAGACACCACTAACCGCGTGTACAAATTCCTTTGATCTTCTTTTCTTATACGATTTCCCAATATTTTGAACTTCAATAATGGTTTCCATTTATCTCATCCTTTCTTCCACCTAGTTTCATTCTAATTAGGAACGTGACCTCTATCCACAACCCGAAGTAGTAATTCCTCTACGTCTAAAGACTGATATTCATATGCAATGTGCAGTGAAGTGATTCGCACTATTGTAATTGCTCCATTTAATGGTACAGGTAATACAATTTCTTACTTGCTTCTCTATCAGCGACTTGTTTTATCTGATTTACTTTTTATTCTGGATCTCTCATCATTATGAGTAACCCTTGCATGAAACTTACTCTCTGTTCACGCTCTCATTACCTTTATAAGTAACCCATTGGAACGAAACTGCGGACTAACATACATGGATGGATTGTGCGTATACCCGCTACGAAAACACACTGCGCTTTCTGCGGGTGTTTCCGTAGCTAGAACTGACACGTTACCTATTGTTAACATCGTTTATCAAGAATTTAATAAAACGTTGCTCTAACCAGTCAGGGTAAGTGAAGGGCGGGGACTCCTGCGGGAAAAGCACGTGTCTGAAGACTCACCGTAAGCGGTTTTCTTTCGGAGAGGCTGATGCCGGCCCGTGGAAAGCATCCGCCCGGAGCGATCCCGGACGATCGGACTTACTCATATTTCAGCAGTTAGCTCGCAGTTTATATAAATACTGAATTAACTTTATAAAAAGTGAAACCTAAACTGCTTTTGAATCGTACTTAATAATAGTACTTTTAGAACGGAGGTGAATACAGATGCTTATTGAGTTATTATCCGAATTGTTTAATGAGTTCTCGCCAATTTATTTTTATATCGGTTTATTGCTGGCAATTATTCCAATTCGAATTTACAATCAACCAAACACCTATCAAACAGATGTGTATATTCGAAAATCACATGCATTGCAATATCAGTTGCTTTCTGTTCCTGAGTTAACCGCAACAATTCTGGAAATACGCAATTGGTTAACCCATAAAACTAAACGGATCGAGATACCGGATGATAACGAAGAAGACAGCTCTTCTTTCGATTTTTGTTATAAAAATCAAGGAGGGCTAATATGGAAACAAAATCTGTATTCACCACACTTAAGAAATATAGCTTTATCATATTTGGACTTTTAGTAATTGCATTACTTGCAGGCTGCCAAGGAACAGCCGAGCCAATAAATGCCGATTCATCCGGCTGGTTTGATCATTATTTCGTCTATACATTTTCTGTATTAATCAAGGGATTAGCCGGTTTTTTCAGTGATAATTATGGACTATCCATTATCCTGTTGACACTTTTTATTCGATTGGCCTTGATGCCTATCATGCTTAAGCAAATTAAAAATAATGTTGCAATGAAGGAAAAAATGAACGTATTAAAACCAGAAATGGATGCAATACAAGAGAAGTACAACAACAAGCAGGATGCAGAAACACAGAAGAAAATGCAGTCGGAATTAATGCAGCTTTATGGGAAACATGAGATAAACCCATTGGCTTCACTGGGCGGATGTTTACCAATGCTCATACAATTCCCGATATTAATTGGATTTTACTATGCAATTCTCCGAACACCTGAAATTTCATCCCATTCATTTCTTTGGTTTAATCTTGGACAATCGGATATTATCCTAACTTTGCTGGCTGTAGTCATCTACTTTATCCAGTTCAAAGTGTCCTTAATCGGTATGGATTCAAAAATGAAAAGCCAGATGACATTTATGGGGCTCCTCTCACCAATCATGATTGGTGTAATTTCATTAAATGCTCCGGCAGTACTGCCACTATACTGGGCAGTAGGTGGAATCTTTATGATTGTTCAGCAATTGATTGCTAAGAAAATGTACAATACCTATAAAAACAATGAAAAACCTGCAGAAGCATAATCTGCAGGTTCTTTATTTTGCATTTTGTTCTTTTAATAAATCTCTGATTTCAGTAAGCAGCTGTTCTTGTTTATCAACTTCCTCTTCAGCCGCTTTCTCTTCTTTCTTTTTAAATTTAGACAGAAAACGGATTGTCATAAAGATTGCAAATGCAATAATCAAAAAATCAACAAAGGATTGAATAAAATTGCCATATAATACTTCAGCATCTCCAACCATTATACTTAATCCGGTGAAATCAATACCACCTGCTAAAATTCCTACAAGAGGCGTAATAATATTTTCAACAAAGGATGTTACGATTGCACCAAAAGCTGAACCAATTACCACTGCAACAGCTAGGTCAAAGATATTCCCTTGAAAAGCAAATTGCTTAAACTCTTTCCACATCAATAATTTCTCCTTTTAAAAAGTATACATTGCACTCCATAATAATACGCAGCACAATTATAATATTAGAGGGTAAAAAGCAAAAGAGCAATAATCGTAACTGATTATGCTCCTTCAATATAAAAAATCGATTATAAACCATGGTGAGGGTTTTGGTTTTGTCTAGAATGATTTGCATTTTTAACTTTTTTGGAACCACTCAATGGCTCACCATATGGCTGGACTGGACTTTTCGGTAAATTTACTTTTTCTTGCTGCTTCGGTCCTTTCGGTTTCCCTGACATTTCATGTCACCCCTTTCAACTTCTTTTTAGTTTCTATTCTAGGCATGATATTATTCATAATCCCTTCACGCATTTTATTTTCCTCAGGTATAATCGCAGGGTTGGGTATTACAGTTCGTTCATACTTGATAAATTTAAGGTTTCACGTAATTGTTCAGCCGCATAAAATGCCTTTTCATCTTTGTATATATCCCCAGGTCTGTTTGCTTCCCCAATGATATATCCCTCAAAGGACAGACCAAAAAAGTCAAAAATATATTTAAACTGCTGAATTAGAGGTAATCCTTTTATATAAGGTGAATCTCCTCCTACGGCAATTACATAGGCTCTTTTCTTAGACATATTTTCTTTAAATCCTTTAAATTGGGGCTCTTTCATCGTTTGAGACCATCTATCAATAAAATTCTTCATTTTTCCTGACATGCTATACCAATAAATTGGTGTAGCAAATAGGAAGACATCATGTTGCATCATTCTGGTCAGTATATCGTTGTAATCGTCGCCAACGTTTGAAAAACCCTCTTCAGCGTGACGTTTATCCTCTATCGGCAGGATATTGAATTCGTTCAGATAAATTGAATCTGCTTCCAGACCCTTAATAGCTAGTTTCGTTAATGTCTCTGTATTTCCGTTTGGTCTGGTGCCTCCATAAATAACTGCAATACTCTTCATCCACTTCCACTCCTTCTTTGACTGATTATGCTTTATAGCTTAAACTACATACATAAATCAGTAAAACGAATCATTTCGATTTATATAATCGATATTTACGATTAGGGAATTAAGGAGAGTGGCTAATGTGGATAATAAACAGCTCATCACTTTCAAGATTGCGGCTGAAACGCTAAACTTCACGAAAACTGCCAGCATCTTAAACTTTGCTCAATCCAGTGTTACAGCCCAAATTAAAGCATTGGAAGAAGAACTGGAAAAACCTTTATTTGAACGCTTAGGTAAGCGCCTGACACTGACCGAGGCAGGCAAAGAATTTACAGTATATGCAGAAAAAATCATTCAACTAAATGAAGAAGCAAAAGTGGCGATCAGTAGTAATAAAGAACCTTCCGGAACACTTATTATTGGAGCACAGGAAAGCCAGTGTACGTACAGGCTGCCCATAATTTTAAAAGAATTTAAAGATCAATATCCTAACGTAAAGCTAATCTTTAAACCAGCTCATTCTGATGAGCTAGCTAGAGAACAGCTAATGAAAGGTACACTTGATGTTGCCTTTATTATGGATATATCAAAACCTGAAGAAGCATTGACAATAAAACCTTTGATTCAGGAAGACATTAAATTAGTAGCTTCCCCTAATCATTCATTAGCTGCAAAGCCAGAAATACAACTTAAAGATATTGAACTTGAAACATTACTCTTAACCGAAATTGGCTGTTCTTACCGTACACTTTTAGAAAATTGCTGTCATTCAGCAAAAGTATACCCAATAAATAAGTTTGAGTTCAGCAGTATTGAAGCTATCAAGCAATGTGTAATAGCTGGATTAGGAATTGCGGCATTACCTACAATGGTTGTTGAACATGATATTAAAATGGGAAAAATGCAGGAATTAAAATGGAATAATAAAATTCCTCCTATTTTCACCCACATTGCTTGGCATAAGGATAAGTGGATGTCTCCTCCATTGGAAGACTTTATTGCATTAACTCGTCAAACATTTAAAAATAAAGCTTTTCCCAACATGCTTTAAAAATAATATGATAAAAGCATGGATACATTAATTTAGAATCAATAATGTGCCTGATTATCTCCTTTGCTGGGTATGACCTTCACGATAATCCGTTCTTAACTTCCGCTTTTTTCTGTCTTTAAATGTAAATAAAATACTGTTTAAAACTTTTTTTAAAAAAGGTGGATATTTTTTAGATATCTATGCTATAATATAAATAATTATTGTTGTTCGTGAGAAATACAGGATAGACAGTAGTATCTCTTTAGTTATTTCGTCTTGAGTTGTAATCTTGAACAAAAATAGTAATAAACGTGCAAAATGCACATGGAGGTTTTTTTAATGAACACAGGTTCAGTAAAATGGTTTAACGCAGATAAAGGTTTCGGTTTCATCGAAGTTGAAGGTGGAGACGATGTATTCGTACATTTCTCAGCAATTCAAGGCGAAGGTTTCAAAACTTTAGAAGAAGGTCAAACAGTAACTTTCGATATCGAAGAAGGTAACCGTGGACCACAAGCTACTAACGTTAACAAAGCGTAAGTTAGTTTATAATAAAAGCTTTCCCAATTAAGGGAAGGCTTTTTTATTTCTTTTTATACCAAAAATGGATCTCTATACGACATCGTAAAGAGATCCATTTTGTTTTTTATTTTAAAAACTCATCTGTTAATGTTGTAACAATTTGTTTCTTACGAGATACTACTCCTTTTAACAGTGCTCTGTTGTTTCCATCAAAAGTTACGCTAAATCCAGATGCTACTTTATCTTTCCCGTTCCCGACAGCAAGTACCTCAGAATCATTATTTAAAATATCCGTTGCAACGAAAAGAAATAAATCTAATTCCTTCTCTTTTACAACCTTCTCTATTTCAGCTTCAATTTCAGCTTGATTTTTATAAATATCACTTGTATCAACCGCATTTACTTGAGCAATCTCAACTTTTGCCTGACCCATAGAAAATTCCTTAGCATCCATTGTGATTAAGTCACGTGCAGATTTATCACTTAGATCAGCTCCAGCTTGAAGCATCTTCAGTCCATAAGTTTCAATATTTACTTCTGCGATTTCTGCAAGTTCATGTGCTGCTTCCACGTCTTCCGCAGTACATGTTGGAGATTTTAACAATAAAGAGTCGGAGATGATCGCTGATAAAAGCAGTCCAGCAATTTCCTTTGTAACAGGAATGCCTTTCTCTTTATACATTTTATTTAAAATTGTTGCCGTACAACCTACTGGCTCTGCACGAAAATATAAAGCTTCTCTCGTTTCAAAATTCGAAATACGGTGATGATCGACAACTTCAAGAATATGCGCATTTTCAATGTTATCCACACTTTGTTGGAATTCATTATGGTCTACCAAGATAACCTTGGCACCATTCTCTACTTTATCAATCTGTTCAGGTGCCACTACTCCAAAATAATCCAAAGCAAATTGAGTTTCCTTATTAACAGCTCCAAGTCTTACAGCTGTTGCTTCTTCCCCAATTTTATTTTTTAAATCTGCAAAAGAAAGTGCAGAACAGATTGTATCTGTATCCGGATTTTTATGTCCAAAAATGAATGGTTTACTCATATTTATAACTCCTTTAATGTAAAATTTCTCTTGGCAGTTAAGAAAGTAAACTTTCTTGCTGCCTAAGTGCAACTATGGTTATCACCTAAAGGCTTGGTGACAATCAAGTTATTTAATACTAGAGTATCATATTTTCTGTCAGTATGTGTTATTTTTTGACCTTTTCTATGTCTTTTAATGTATCAGTGACATTCCAAATTCTATCAAAGGTTTTGTAGTCATTCAACGCAATATCTAAATCATGAAAATAACGATGCAAATTGCGGATAAGATCACTATCTTGCTCATCCAAGATACGCTTTGCTAAGTCAGCAATTTGGGTTAAATCCGTAAGTAGAGCTTCGTCTATTATGTCTGCTTTATCTCCCTCAATTGTATCGATAATTGTCTCTGCTTGTTCCCTTTGTTCGTCCCAATCCAGATTGTTAATTCCACCATATCCAGTTGTTTTATTATAAAATTCGTGCATCGTTGCAATAAAACCGCCCAACTCCTCGTTTTCATTTCCTAAGGTAGCACGCACTCGATCAATTTCTCCCATTGCCTCTTCCGAAATATCCTTCTGATCAGTTGATCCGATAAAATTATCATCCTGGAATAATGTCTTCATATCCAGTTGGAATACATTAAAAAAGAATAAACTTGACCCAATTAATGTAATCAAGACGACTCCTGCCATCGTCCAGCCAAACCATCCCATTTTCATCTTTCTCTTTTTCACAAAGTCACCCCTTATTCCAATTAGTAACTAACAGTTTGTCCATATTAAGATCAAATTTTCTATTTCTATTTAATGCATGTAAAAATGTCACCTTGTCAATGAAATATGGATCCCTCCAGACTCAGTGCGTCCATAAATTAATCCCCCCTCTTTTTATTATTCTTGAAAAATCTACAATTTCCTGTTTAAAGTTCTATATGTTGTTAAAGTAGTTCCATTTCTATTATAATCAATACTATCGGAGGGATAAATATGTCACGAAAACAATTCAATTTAACAAGAACTTCTTTACTCACATTTATTAAAGAGTTAGACGAAGCTGCCATTGACCGTCAGTCTGAATACTTCAATAATACCATTCGCTGGCACATTGGACATGTACTTGTAGTAACCGAGAAATTTTTATTCAGATATCCTGCTAAGTCAACAAATATTCCAAAAGAATTTGCAGAGCTTTTCAGTTCAGGTACAAAACCGAGTGATTGGACTTCGGAAGC
This region of Oceanobacillus sp. FSL K6-2867 genomic DNA includes:
- the yidC gene encoding membrane protein insertase YidC, with the translated sequence METKSVFTTLKKYSFIIFGLLVIALLAGCQGTAEPINADSSGWFDHYFVYTFSVLIKGLAGFFSDNYGLSIILLTLFIRLALMPIMLKQIKNNVAMKEKMNVLKPEMDAIQEKYNNKQDAETQKKMQSELMQLYGKHEINPLASLGGCLPMLIQFPILIGFYYAILRTPEISSHSFLWFNLGQSDIILTLLAVVIYFIQFKVSLIGMDSKMKSQMTFMGLLSPIMIGVISLNAPAVLPLYWAVGGIFMIVQQLIAKKMYNTYKNNEKPAEA
- the mscL gene encoding large conductance mechanosensitive channel protein MscL, whose product is MWKEFKQFAFQGNIFDLAVAVVIGSAFGAIVTSFVENIITPLVGILAGGIDFTGLSIMVGDAEVLYGNFIQSFVDFLIIAFAIFMTIRFLSKFKKKEEKAAEEEVDKQEQLLTEIRDLLKEQNAK
- a CDS encoding small acid-soluble spore protein P, yielding MSGKPKGPKQQEKVNLPKSPVQPYGEPLSGSKKVKNANHSRQNQNPHHGL
- a CDS encoding flavodoxin family protein translates to MKSIAVIYGGTRPNGNTETLTKLAIKGLEADSIYLNEFNILPIEDKRHAEEGFSNVGDDYNDILTRMMQHDVFLFATPIYWYSMSGKMKNFIDRWSQTMKEPQFKGFKENMSKKRAYVIAVGGDSPYIKGLPLIQQFKYIFDFFGLSFEGYIIGEANRPGDIYKDEKAFYAAEQLRETLNLSSMNEL
- a CDS encoding LysR family transcriptional regulator, translated to MDNKQLITFKIAAETLNFTKTASILNFAQSSVTAQIKALEEELEKPLFERLGKRLTLTEAGKEFTVYAEKIIQLNEEAKVAISSNKEPSGTLIIGAQESQCTYRLPIILKEFKDQYPNVKLIFKPAHSDELAREQLMKGTLDVAFIMDISKPEEALTIKPLIQEDIKLVASPNHSLAAKPEIQLKDIELETLLLTEIGCSYRTLLENCCHSAKVYPINKFEFSSIEAIKQCVIAGLGIAALPTMVVEHDIKMGKMQELKWNNKIPPIFTHIAWHKDKWMSPPLEDFIALTRQTFKNKAFPNML
- a CDS encoding cold-shock protein, with amino-acid sequence MNTGSVKWFNADKGFGFIEVEGGDDVFVHFSAIQGEGFKTLEEGQTVTFDIEEGNRGPQATNVNKA
- a CDS encoding manganese-dependent inorganic pyrophosphatase, coding for MSKPFIFGHKNPDTDTICSALSFADLKNKIGEEATAVRLGAVNKETQFALDYFGVVAPEQIDKVENGAKVILVDHNEFQQSVDNIENAHILEVVDHHRISNFETREALYFRAEPVGCTATILNKMYKEKGIPVTKEIAGLLLSAIISDSLLLKSPTCTAEDVEAAHELAEIAEVNIETYGLKMLQAGADLSDKSARDLITMDAKEFSMGQAKVEIAQVNAVDTSDIYKNQAEIEAEIEKVVKEKELDLFLFVATDILNNDSEVLAVGNGKDKVASGFSVTFDGNNRALLKGVVSRKKQIVTTLTDEFLK
- a CDS encoding DinB family protein — protein: MSRKQFNLTRTSLLTFIKELDEAAIDRQSEYFNNTIRWHIGHVLVVTEKFLFRYPAKSTNIPKEFAELFSSGTKPSDWTSEAPALDVLIEALEDQQNRVNEFDDLFWKSNVKFKVPFGSIETHGDLLIMLAYHEAEHIGKIKAMHQVVTAG